The proteins below are encoded in one region of Pelagibacterium flavum:
- a CDS encoding Gfo/Idh/MocA family protein: MTSLGVGLIGTGYMGKCHALAWNAVAPVFGDIERPRLVHLAEAGADLAAKQARALGFEKSTGDWRELIADRDVDIVSITTPNAFHPEMAIAALEAGKHVWCEKPMAPAFADAERMAEAARISGRVAVLGYNYIQNPLIRHIGKLLAEGAIGKLHSVRVEMDEDFMADPAALFSWKSEASSGYGALDDFGVHPLSILSTLLGPAEQVMADLAKPFPTRPTQDGKDREVETFDIAHILLRFAGGISGAIQLSRSAWGRKGRVAIQLFGSEGTIAYDQERMNELQIFTREGRASEQGFRTILTAPIHPPYDKFIPAPGHGLGFNELKIIEAREVMRAISGETAHIIDFQSGLAIEKTVHAIAHSHRDGCWVRL; this comes from the coding sequence ATGACATCTCTCGGCGTTGGCCTGATCGGAACCGGCTATATGGGCAAGTGCCATGCACTGGCCTGGAACGCGGTTGCACCTGTTTTTGGCGACATCGAGCGCCCGCGCCTCGTCCATCTCGCCGAAGCCGGTGCCGATCTCGCGGCAAAGCAGGCCAGAGCGCTGGGGTTCGAGAAATCGACGGGTGACTGGCGTGAGCTGATTGCCGACCGCGATGTCGATATCGTCTCCATCACGACGCCCAACGCCTTCCACCCCGAAATGGCCATCGCCGCGCTTGAGGCCGGCAAGCATGTCTGGTGCGAAAAGCCCATGGCGCCGGCCTTCGCCGATGCCGAGCGCATGGCCGAAGCGGCGCGAATTTCGGGCCGGGTGGCTGTGCTGGGATACAATTACATCCAGAACCCGCTCATCCGTCATATCGGCAAACTGCTGGCCGAAGGCGCCATCGGCAAGCTCCATTCGGTGCGGGTCGAAATGGACGAGGATTTCATGGCCGATCCCGCCGCGCTGTTTTCCTGGAAGAGCGAAGCGAGTTCGGGCTATGGCGCGCTCGACGATTTCGGCGTGCACCCGCTCTCGATCCTTTCGACGCTGCTTGGTCCCGCCGAACAGGTCATGGCCGATCTCGCCAAGCCCTTTCCCACCCGTCCCACCCAGGATGGCAAGGACCGCGAGGTCGAAACCTTCGACATCGCCCACATTCTCTTGCGCTTTGCGGGCGGTATATCGGGCGCGATCCAGCTTTCCCGCTCCGCCTGGGGCCGCAAGGGCCGCGTCGCCATCCAGCTTTTCGGGTCCGAAGGCACCATCGCCTACGATCAGGAGCGCATGAACGAACTCCAGATCTTCACCCGCGAGGGCAGAGCCAGCGAGCAGGGGTTCCGCACCATCCTGACCGCACCCATCCATCCGCCCTATGACAAGTTCATTCCCGCGCCGGGCCACGGGCTGGGGTTTAACGAATTGAAAATCATCGAAGCCCGCGAAGTGATGCGCGCCATCTCAGGTGAGACGGCGCACATCATCGATTTCCAAAGCGGGCTGGCCATCGAAAAGACCGTGCACGCCATCGCGCACAGCCATCGCGACGGGTGCTGGGTCAGGCTTTAG
- a CDS encoding CoA-acylating methylmalonate-semialdehyde dehydrogenase, which translates to MKTIGHFINGVHAEGKSGRFADIFNPATGEVSAKVALADAADLDAAIASAAAAQPGWAATNPQRRARVFFRFVDLINTHMDELAELLSAEHGKTIEDSKGDIVRGMEVAEFVCGIPHLQKGEFTEGAGPGIDMYSMRQPLGIGAGITPFNFPAMIPMWMFAPAIAAGNAFILKPSERDPSVPMRLAELMIEAGLPAGILNVVNGDKTAVDAILAHDDIAGVSFVGSTPIARHIYATAAAHGKRVQAFGGAKNHMIIMPDADIEKAADALIGAGYGSAGERCMAISVAVPVGEETADRLVAALAPRVESLKIGPYTDAATDLGPVITRAAQERILSLIDSGKAQGADLVVDGRGFTLQGYEEGYFVGGTLFDRVTPEMDIYREEIFGPVLSVVRAPTYEEALSLPLKHPYGNGVAIFTRDGDTARDFASRINIGMVGINVPIPTPLAYHSFGGWKASAFGDLNQHGTDSIKFWTRTKTVTARWPSGLKEGAQFSMPTMA; encoded by the coding sequence ATGAAGACCATCGGGCATTTCATCAATGGGGTCCATGCGGAGGGCAAGTCGGGCCGGTTCGCCGACATCTTCAACCCGGCAACCGGCGAGGTCTCAGCCAAAGTCGCCCTGGCCGATGCCGCCGATCTCGACGCAGCCATCGCATCGGCCGCCGCCGCGCAACCAGGCTGGGCGGCCACCAATCCCCAGCGCCGGGCGCGGGTGTTTTTCCGCTTTGTCGATCTCATCAACACCCACATGGACGAGTTGGCAGAACTGCTCTCGGCCGAGCACGGCAAGACCATCGAGGATTCAAAGGGCGATATCGTGCGCGGCATGGAGGTCGCCGAATTTGTCTGCGGCATCCCTCATCTGCAAAAGGGCGAATTCACCGAAGGGGCAGGGCCGGGGATCGACATGTATTCCATGCGCCAGCCGCTCGGTATCGGCGCGGGCATCACCCCGTTCAACTTCCCGGCCATGATCCCCATGTGGATGTTCGCGCCCGCCATCGCCGCCGGCAATGCCTTCATCCTCAAGCCCTCCGAGCGCGACCCTTCGGTCCCAATGCGGCTGGCCGAGTTGATGATCGAAGCGGGACTGCCCGCCGGTATTCTCAACGTCGTCAATGGTGACAAGACCGCCGTCGATGCCATCCTCGCCCATGATGACATTGCCGGGGTGAGCTTTGTCGGCTCGACACCCATCGCCCGCCACATCTATGCAACCGCCGCCGCCCACGGCAAGCGCGTGCAGGCGTTCGGCGGCGCCAAGAACCACATGATCATCATGCCCGACGCCGATATCGAAAAGGCCGCCGATGCGTTGATCGGCGCCGGTTACGGTTCGGCGGGTGAGCGCTGCATGGCGATTTCGGTTGCCGTTCCGGTGGGCGAGGAAACTGCTGACCGGCTGGTCGCCGCACTCGCCCCCCGCGTCGAAAGCCTCAAGATCGGTCCTTACACCGATGCGGCGACAGATCTCGGCCCGGTCATCACCAGGGCGGCGCAAGAACGCATTCTCTCTCTCATCGACAGCGGTAAGGCGCAGGGCGCCGATCTGGTTGTCGATGGTCGCGGTTTCACCTTGCAGGGCTATGAAGAGGGCTATTTCGTCGGCGGCACGCTGTTCGACCGCGTCACCCCTGAGATGGACATCTATCGCGAGGAGATTTTCGGGCCCGTACTTTCGGTCGTCCGCGCCCCGACCTACGAAGAAGCCCTGTCGCTGCCGCTCAAACACCCCTATGGCAATGGCGTTGCGATTTTCACCCGCGATGGCGATACCGCACGCGATTTCGCCTCACGCATCAATATCGGCATGGTGGGCATCAACGTGCCCATCCCCACTCCGCTCGCCTATCATTCCTTCGGCGGCTGGAAGGCCTCGGCCTTCGGCGATCTCAACCAGCACGGCACGGATTCGATAAAGTTCTGGACCCGCACCAAGACCGTCACCGCCCGTTGGCCGTCCGGGCTGAAGGAAGGCGCACAGTTTTCAATGCCGACAATGGCGTAA
- a CDS encoding ATP-binding cassette domain-containing protein — MAATGTALLEARGIAKYFGAITALDNVNFHVDHGEVLGVVGDNGAGKSTLMKILSGLYQPSKGELIFEGRPVHFSSPKDARGKGIEMVYQDFALAGNMPIYENIYMGREPGRKLGPLTIIDHKQAREMAQSHLDNLHIHVKSVSQNTEDLSGGQRQAVAIARATAFDAQLVIMDEPTAALAIKEVGKVLDLIKRLKDHGVAVIVISHRMDDIFYCCDRVMALYQGTNFAESELKDTSRNEVIGWIMGTKGHTESLAHDRLH; from the coding sequence ATGGCCGCCACCGGTACGGCACTTCTCGAAGCGCGCGGCATCGCCAAATATTTTGGCGCCATCACCGCTTTGGACAACGTCAATTTCCACGTCGATCACGGCGAGGTTCTGGGTGTTGTGGGAGACAATGGCGCGGGCAAATCCACGCTCATGAAAATCCTCTCGGGCCTCTATCAGCCCTCAAAGGGCGAGCTGATCTTCGAGGGGCGCCCGGTCCACTTTTCCAGCCCCAAGGACGCCCGCGGCAAGGGCATCGAGATGGTCTATCAGGACTTCGCGCTGGCCGGGAACATGCCCATTTACGAAAATATCTATATGGGCCGTGAGCCGGGCAGGAAGCTCGGGCCTCTGACCATCATCGATCACAAGCAGGCCCGCGAGATGGCCCAGTCCCATCTCGACAATCTCCACATCCATGTCAAATCGGTCTCCCAGAACACCGAGGATCTCTCGGGCGGCCAGCGCCAGGCGGTCGCCATCGCCCGCGCCACCGCGTTCGACGCTCAGCTCGTCATCATGGACGAGCCCACCGCCGCCCTTGCCATCAAGGAAGTCGGCAAGGTGCTCGATCTCATAAAACGGCTGAAAGATCATGGCGTTGCGGTGATCGTCATCTCCCACCGCATGGACGATATCTTCTATTGCTGCGACCGCGTCATGGCGCTCTATCAGGGCACCAACTTCGCAGAGAGCGAACTGAAAGACACCTCCCGCAACGAGGTCATCGGCTGGATCATGGGCACCAAGGGACACACCGAATCCCTGGCCCATGACAGGCTGCACTAG
- a CDS encoding sugar ABC transporter substrate-binding protein yields the protein MKAMLLAGLALGAMTVGAQAQTYVLGMKGPGAGNPFWAAVEAGAMAAGEEHGVEVIVVAPPQESDVQAQINQIEDLIAQGVDGIALAPTDPNALAPVVDSAIAQDIPVVFVDTRGTNEGVSFIGTNNEVGAALAAQYMCDNLEAGSDVAILQGLISQSTGQARAQGAHDGLTECGLNIVAEQPANWDRAMGLSVTETILAGNPNIKGIFASNDNMALGAVEALKQAAMLDSVMVVGFDANPDAANSIIAGEMTASIAQAPENMGRFGIESLIALNNGETIEEWVDTGTVLVDASNAAEYQ from the coding sequence ATGAAAGCAATGCTTCTGGCAGGCTTGGCGCTCGGCGCAATGACCGTCGGCGCTCAGGCACAAACATACGTTCTGGGCATGAAGGGTCCGGGTGCGGGCAATCCGTTCTGGGCCGCCGTTGAAGCCGGTGCCATGGCGGCCGGCGAGGAACATGGCGTCGAAGTCATCGTCGTCGCCCCGCCCCAGGAATCCGACGTTCAGGCCCAGATCAACCAGATCGAGGATCTGATCGCCCAGGGCGTGGACGGCATCGCGCTGGCGCCCACCGATCCAAATGCGCTTGCCCCGGTGGTCGATTCCGCTATCGCGCAGGACATTCCGGTGGTGTTTGTCGACACCCGCGGCACCAATGAAGGCGTGTCCTTCATCGGCACCAACAACGAGGTCGGCGCGGCGCTGGCGGCTCAATATATGTGCGACAACCTCGAGGCCGGCTCCGACGTGGCCATTCTGCAGGGCCTCATCAGCCAGTCCACGGGTCAGGCCCGCGCCCAGGGCGCTCATGACGGGCTGACCGAATGCGGCCTCAACATCGTCGCTGAACAGCCCGCCAACTGGGACCGCGCCATGGGGCTTTCGGTCACCGAAACCATCCTGGCCGGCAATCCCAACATCAAGGGGATTTTCGCCTCCAACGACAATATGGCGCTCGGTGCCGTCGAAGCGCTCAAGCAGGCCGCCATGCTCGACAGTGTCATGGTCGTCGGCTTTGACGCCAACCCCGACGCTGCGAACTCCATTATTGCCGGTGAAATGACCGCCTCGATCGCCCAGGCGCCCGAGAATATGGGCCGGTTCGGCATCGAGTCTCTCATTGCGCTGAACAATGGGGAGACCATCGAGGAATGGGTCGATACCGGCACCGTTCTGGTCGATGCGTCCAACGCTGCCGAATACCAGTAG
- a CDS encoding ABC transporter ATP-binding protein: MTAENPIVSARGLRKQFGKNEILHGLDFDIPAGRIYGLVGHNGAGKTTTLNALLGLTQCEGKIEVLGLDPFANRATLMNDVAFISDVASLPRFLRVRELFALLSNIHPNFSQDKARDFLSGTDIKPEAKIKNLSKGMIAQLHLAVVMAIDAKLLVLDEPTLGLDITYRKRFYRRLLEDYMTEERTLLITTHQVDEIEFMLSDIMFIRDGELIVHMQMETVNTRYCQLVISDPAHVDAARALGPVSTESRFGQTAMIFDGVDREKLATLGQISTPSLSDLFVALMQRETHNAGAA; encoded by the coding sequence ATGACCGCTGAAAACCCAATCGTTTCGGCGCGTGGCCTGCGCAAGCAGTTCGGCAAGAACGAGATTTTGCACGGGCTCGATTTCGACATTCCGGCCGGGCGCATCTACGGGCTGGTCGGGCACAATGGTGCCGGCAAGACGACCACGCTCAATGCGCTGCTGGGCCTGACCCAGTGTGAGGGCAAGATCGAAGTCTTGGGGCTCGATCCCTTCGCCAACCGCGCCACGCTGATGAACGATGTCGCGTTCATTTCCGATGTGGCCTCCCTGCCCCGGTTTCTGCGGGTGCGCGAGCTTTTTGCGCTTTTGAGCAACATTCATCCCAACTTTTCCCAGGACAAGGCGCGCGATTTTCTTTCGGGCACCGACATCAAGCCCGAAGCCAAGATCAAGAACCTCTCCAAGGGTATGATCGCCCAGCTTCACCTGGCTGTTGTCATGGCGATCGACGCCAAGCTTCTGGTCCTGGACGAACCGACGCTCGGGCTCGACATCACCTATCGCAAGCGGTTTTACCGGCGGCTGCTCGAAGACTACATGACCGAGGAGCGTACCCTGCTCATCACCACCCATCAGGTGGACGAGATCGAATTCATGCTGTCCGACATCATGTTCATCCGCGATGGCGAATTGATCGTCCATATGCAGATGGAGACGGTCAACACACGCTATTGCCAGCTGGTGATTTCCGATCCGGCGCATGTGGACGCCGCCCGCGCGCTGGGACCGGTCTCCACCGAAAGCCGGTTCGGACAGACGGCGATGATCTTTGATGGCGTGGACCGCGAAAAGCTGGCAACGCTGGGTCAGATTTCCACCCCGAGCCTTTCGGACCTTTTTGTCGCGCTGATGCAGCGTGAAACACATAATGCGGGAGCTGCCTGA
- a CDS encoding GntR family transcriptional regulator — translation MTQWRDDQPIFLQIRQRMIEMILNGAINEGDPLPSVRQVATDLSVNPLTVTKSYQSLVDMGTVEKRRGLGMYVTDGARAALLAHERDKFLKEDWPAIAARISALGLSAGDLLKDGDEK, via the coding sequence ATGACCCAGTGGCGCGACGACCAACCGATATTTCTGCAAATCCGGCAAAGGATGATCGAGATGATCCTCAACGGGGCGATCAATGAGGGTGACCCCCTGCCCTCTGTCCGACAAGTGGCGACCGACCTTTCGGTCAATCCATTGACGGTGACCAAATCCTACCAGTCCCTGGTGGATATGGGCACAGTCGAAAAGCGCCGGGGACTCGGCATGTATGTAACCGATGGTGCGCGGGCTGCGCTGCTTGCGCATGAACGGGACAAATTTCTGAAAGAGGACTGGCCGGCGATTGCGGCGCGGATTTCGGCGCTCGGGCTTTCGGCTGGTGATTTGCTCAAGGATGGAGACGAGAAATGA
- a CDS encoding monovalent cation:proton antiporter-2 (CPA2) family protein → MAGEAAHGFDLFPVVGILAAGVVAVPIFKRIGLGSVLGYLAAGLAIGPFGFAVVTHPETILHTAELGVVMFLFVIGLEMQPRRLWSLRKEIFGLGVLQVGTCAALMTGAGIMMGLPPTIALIAGLGFVLTSTAIVFQVLEERGEIATPAGQKMVSVLLLEDLAIVPLLALVTFIAPQAETVTMGQRLADIAIAVGALVGLVLVGRFLLNPLFRILANAHAREVMTAAALLVVLGAALAMDMSGLSMAMGAFLAGVLLSESTFRHQLEADIEPFRGILLGLFFIAVGMSLDLGVIAQNYPFIIMAVIVYMAVKFAGIYAIARLLRSSHGEALERSVLMAQGGEFAFVLFSAALGVGILDAEMNAILTTTVIISMVLTPIAIIGMNRIMPREAPNLDGVEIADGLAGTVLIIGFGRFSQIVSQPLLAKGVDVTIIDNDVEMIRAAAEFGFKVYYGDGTRPEILHAAGAPTATAILVCIDRPADATRIAEHVKSQYPLAQLYVRAFDREHAVDLVHLGVDYQIREMLESAFVFGYETLVALGVDEGEAADILEEVRERDKARFELDVAGGLREGAALMLGNAEGPRPTPSFKPRHKGAALNPEAAEILEKAQPAES, encoded by the coding sequence ATGGCTGGCGAAGCGGCACACGGGTTCGATCTTTTTCCGGTCGTCGGAATTCTGGCGGCAGGTGTCGTTGCCGTCCCCATTTTCAAGAGAATCGGACTGGGCTCCGTACTGGGCTATCTGGCCGCCGGTCTCGCCATCGGCCCGTTCGGCTTTGCCGTTGTCACCCATCCCGAGACCATTCTTCACACTGCAGAACTCGGCGTCGTGATGTTCCTGTTCGTGATCGGCCTCGAAATGCAGCCCCGGCGGCTGTGGAGCCTGCGCAAGGAAATTTTCGGGCTGGGCGTTCTTCAGGTGGGAACATGCGCCGCGCTGATGACCGGCGCTGGAATTATGATGGGCCTTCCACCAACCATCGCTCTGATTGCCGGGCTGGGCTTTGTTCTCACGTCAACCGCCATCGTCTTCCAGGTGCTCGAAGAACGCGGCGAAATCGCAACGCCTGCCGGCCAGAAAATGGTTTCCGTCCTCCTGCTCGAAGACCTCGCCATCGTTCCTCTTCTGGCTCTCGTCACCTTTATCGCGCCGCAGGCCGAAACCGTGACCATGGGCCAAAGGCTGGCCGATATCGCCATTGCCGTCGGCGCGCTGGTCGGTCTGGTGCTTGTCGGGCGTTTTTTGCTCAACCCCCTGTTTCGCATTCTCGCCAATGCTCACGCCCGCGAGGTGATGACCGCCGCTGCCCTGCTCGTCGTGCTCGGCGCAGCGCTGGCCATGGATATGAGCGGGTTGTCCATGGCTATGGGCGCCTTCCTGGCTGGCGTGCTCCTTTCGGAATCGACGTTCCGCCACCAGCTCGAAGCCGATATCGAACCGTTCCGCGGCATCCTGCTCGGCCTGTTCTTCATCGCCGTCGGCATGTCGCTCGATCTTGGCGTCATCGCCCAGAACTATCCGTTCATCATCATGGCGGTCATCGTTTATATGGCCGTCAAGTTCGCCGGCATCTACGCCATCGCCCGCCTGTTGCGCTCCAGCCATGGCGAGGCGCTGGAGCGCTCGGTGCTCATGGCGCAGGGCGGCGAGTTTGCCTTTGTCTTGTTTTCCGCCGCGCTCGGCGTGGGCATTCTCGACGCGGAAATGAACGCCATCCTGACCACCACTGTCATCATCTCGATGGTGCTCACGCCGATTGCCATCATCGGTATGAACCGCATCATGCCGCGTGAGGCGCCAAACCTTGATGGCGTCGAAATCGCCGACGGCCTGGCCGGAACGGTGCTGATCATCGGCTTTGGCCGCTTTTCCCAGATCGTCAGTCAGCCGCTTTTGGCCAAGGGGGTGGACGTCACCATCATCGACAACGACGTCGAGATGATTCGCGCGGCTGCCGAATTCGGCTTCAAGGTCTATTATGGCGATGGCACTCGCCCCGAAATCCTCCACGCTGCCGGCGCACCCACGGCCACGGCCATTCTGGTCTGCATCGACAGGCCGGCCGATGCGACGCGGATCGCCGAGCACGTCAAATCCCAATACCCGTTGGCGCAACTCTATGTCCGGGCCTTTGACCGCGAGCACGCCGTCGATCTGGTTCATCTCGGCGTCGATTACCAGATCCGCGAAATGCTCGAATCCGCCTTTGTCTTCGGCTACGAGACGCTGGTCGCGCTGGGCGTCGACGAGGGCGAAGCGGCCGACATTCTTGAAGAGGTCCGCGAGCGCGACAAGGCAAGGTTCGAACTCGATGTTGCCGGCGGTTTGCGCGAGGGCGCCGCGCTCATGCTGGGCAATGCCGAGGGCCCACGGCCCACGCCTTCATTCAAGCCCCGGCACAAGGGCGCTGCCCTCAACCCCGAGGCTGCCGAAATCCTGGAAAAAGCTCAACCGGCCGAGAGCTGA
- a CDS encoding ABC transporter permease has protein sequence MFYNPKLSKFLETYGIVLVVIVMMVVIALSRPEVFLTPQNLTNILKQNATLALVALGMFVVIVTAGIDLSVGSTMALSMVTLALASRMGLPWPIVLMVGPLVGIAVGVVNGVGLTWLKLPHPFIMTLGTLNAVRGIAYLVTNGAPISGLQDEVRYLGQAYYDLGFLAPPSGIPASLIVVAVCAVGLWFFLEKTSTGRHIYAIGGNPQAARVSGVNVDKVLILVYVISGFMAGLGGLLLAGRTDSGFPNAGLMLELDAIAAVIIGGASFFGGRGTVLGVLAGVLIMGLLRNGLNINNVSSFWQMVLIGVVIIFAVWIDVVRRRASVRR, from the coding sequence ATGTTTTACAATCCAAAGCTCTCGAAGTTCCTTGAAACCTACGGCATCGTTCTCGTCGTGATCGTGATGATGGTGGTCATTGCCCTCTCGCGCCCCGAGGTGTTTCTAACGCCCCAGAACCTCACAAATATTCTCAAACAGAACGCCACCCTGGCGCTCGTTGCGCTCGGCATGTTCGTGGTCATCGTCACCGCCGGCATCGATCTTTCCGTCGGCTCGACAATGGCCCTTTCCATGGTCACCCTCGCGCTCGCCAGCCGCATGGGCCTGCCCTGGCCAATCGTATTGATGGTCGGGCCCCTGGTCGGTATCGCGGTGGGGGTGGTCAACGGCGTGGGCCTGACATGGCTCAAATTACCCCACCCCTTCATCATGACATTGGGCACGCTCAACGCGGTGCGCGGCATCGCCTATCTGGTGACCAATGGCGCCCCGATTTCAGGGCTTCAGGACGAGGTCCGCTATCTCGGTCAGGCCTATTACGATCTGGGCTTCCTCGCGCCGCCCTCCGGCATTCCGGCCAGCCTGATCGTCGTCGCGGTGTGCGCGGTAGGCTTGTGGTTCTTCCTCGAAAAAACCAGCACCGGCCGCCACATCTATGCCATCGGCGGCAATCCGCAGGCGGCGCGCGTGTCGGGGGTCAATGTCGATAAGGTTTTGATCCTGGTTTACGTCATTTCCGGCTTCATGGCCGGGCTGGGCGGACTGCTCCTGGCGGGCCGTACGGATTCAGGCTTCCCCAATGCGGGCCTGATGCTTGAACTCGACGCCATCGCGGCGGTGATTATTGGCGGCGCCTCATTCTTCGGCGGGCGCGGCACCGTGCTGGGGGTTCTGGCCGGCGTGCTCATCATGGGCCTTTTGAGGAACGGGCTCAACATCAACAATGTCAGCTCCTTCTGGCAGATGGTGCTGATCGGCGTCGTCATCATCTTCGCGGTCTGGATCGACGTGGTCCGCCGCAGGGCTTCGGTGAGGCGATAA
- a CDS encoding LysR family transcriptional regulator, giving the protein MNWDDIRVFLAIAREGQILAAARGLGVNHATVARRLTALEVAMGARLFVRRTNGCDLTAEGEALLERAELMETAALNAQTVIGGTDAAISGTVRIGAPDGFGVGFLAPRLGQLRARHPGLTIELVPVPRSFSLSRREADIAITVARPTEGRLVCRKLVDYRLGLYASSDYVKQRGLPKTVADLKDHSLVGYVEDLIFTPSLDYARDIWKGWRSDIEVSSALGQTEAVRGGAGIGILHDFLAQRHGELVPVLPQLGLVRNYWTVMHEDVRAIRRVSVVADFIAEIVSLARKDFSRIERP; this is encoded by the coding sequence ATGAACTGGGACGATATTCGGGTCTTTTTGGCCATTGCGCGCGAGGGACAGATCCTGGCCGCGGCGCGGGGGCTGGGCGTCAATCACGCGACAGTGGCGCGGCGGCTAACGGCGCTCGAAGTCGCCATGGGCGCGCGGCTTTTCGTGCGGCGCACCAATGGGTGCGATCTGACCGCCGAGGGCGAAGCGCTGCTCGAGCGCGCCGAGTTGATGGAGACGGCAGCACTCAATGCACAAACCGTGATCGGGGGCACCGATGCGGCGATCTCGGGCACCGTCAGGATCGGGGCGCCGGACGGGTTCGGGGTGGGATTTCTGGCACCGAGGCTGGGCCAGTTGCGGGCCCGGCATCCGGGCCTCACGATCGAGCTGGTTCCGGTGCCGCGCAGTTTTTCGCTGTCGCGGCGCGAGGCCGATATCGCGATCACCGTGGCGCGACCGACCGAGGGCCGGCTGGTGTGCCGCAAGCTGGTCGACTACCGGCTGGGGCTTTACGCGTCTTCCGACTATGTCAAACAACGCGGCCTGCCAAAAACGGTGGCCGATCTGAAAGATCATAGTCTGGTTGGCTATGTGGAGGATTTGATTTTCACCCCCTCTCTCGATTATGCCCGCGACATCTGGAAAGGCTGGCGCTCCGATATCGAAGTTTCGAGTGCGCTGGGCCAGACCGAGGCGGTTCGCGGCGGTGCGGGCATCGGAATCCTGCACGATTTTCTGGCGCAGCGACATGGTGAACTGGTGCCCGTTTTGCCCCAGTTGGGGCTGGTGCGGAACTACTGGACGGTGATGCACGAGGATGTTCGGGCGATACGGCGGGTTTCGGTGGTGGCCGATTTCATCGCCGAAATCGTGTCTCTGGCACGCAAGGATTTCTCCAGGATAGAACGCCCCTGA
- a CDS encoding DMT family transporter: MNQISSLPHAPVLGAVFMVGAGITFAITNILTPIITYQMGVPSTAVVFWQYIVATLFALPLIVRIGVSKLRTRHPYWHETRALLSALGVQFFAFGFALGVPVWQMVALSMTGPFFILLGANLFLGERLTVQRLGATITGFIGAMMVSQIGTEQFTLASLLPVLAALCWGSVSVITRYLSRDEEPESLTLYMLVLITPNHFLIGLLVGIAIAVLPAGSLPAGLATGFDFQLPLGDALGLIVLLGLVTAGAQYFLSFAYKVADASYLQPFDDLKLPLNTLLGWIVLSQVPAIWFWPGALLILGASSFILWSERRAAPGRLQMA; the protein is encoded by the coding sequence ATGAACCAGATTTCCTCTTTGCCCCACGCACCTGTTCTGGGTGCCGTGTTCATGGTTGGGGCCGGCATTACCTTTGCCATCACCAACATCTTGACGCCGATCATCACCTACCAGATGGGCGTGCCTTCGACCGCGGTGGTGTTCTGGCAATATATCGTCGCCACGCTTTTCGCGCTGCCGCTGATCGTGCGGATCGGAGTTTCAAAGCTGCGCACGCGCCATCCCTATTGGCACGAGACCCGCGCACTGCTTTCGGCGCTGGGCGTGCAGTTCTTTGCTTTCGGCTTTGCGCTGGGTGTGCCGGTCTGGCAGATGGTGGCGCTGTCGATGACCGGTCCGTTCTTCATCCTGCTCGGAGCAAATCTGTTTCTGGGCGAGCGCCTGACGGTGCAGCGGCTTGGGGCAACGATTACCGGCTTTATCGGCGCGATGATGGTCTCACAGATCGGAACCGAACAGTTCACGCTTGCCTCGCTGCTTCCCGTGCTTGCGGCGTTGTGCTGGGGGTCGGTTTCGGTGATCACCCGGTATCTGAGCCGCGACGAAGAACCTGAATCTCTGACGCTCTACATGTTGGTGCTGATTACACCCAACCACTTTTTGATCGGCCTGCTTGTCGGCATCGCAATTGCCGTGCTGCCAGCTGGCTCTTTGCCTGCAGGGCTGGCGACCGGGTTCGATTTCCAGCTTCCGCTGGGCGACGCGCTGGGGCTGATCGTGCTGTTGGGGCTGGTGACGGCCGGGGCGCAGTATTTCCTCAGCTTTGCCTACAAGGTCGCCGACGCCAGCTATCTGCAGCCGTTCGACGATCTGAAACTGCCGCTCAACACGCTTTTGGGCTGGATCGTGCTTTCGCAGGTACCGGCGATATGGTTCTGGCCGGGCGCGCTTTTGATCCTTGGCGCGTCGAGCTTCATCTTGTGGAGCGAGCGCCGGGCGGCACCGGGCCGGCTGCAAATGGCCTAG